One segment of Manihot esculenta cultivar AM560-2 chromosome 4, M.esculenta_v8, whole genome shotgun sequence DNA contains the following:
- the LOC110613643 gene encoding uncharacterized protein LOC110613643, with protein sequence MANDTGVPLLPATYMSLRKWLESDPEFGRSGSYKGCRPAVVHGQPRVVDSRSCRQMYLRSYTFSRKESVSEKTKKCIGKVKERIKNRSSLSSSSSSKASHVEKKRFVKGESLRRVSCAALFSMFKRLLSCTAKVDVVEYGDQ encoded by the coding sequence ATGGCCAATGATACTGGCGTCCCACTCCTGCCGGCCACCTACATGAGCCTCCGGAAATGGCTGGAATCCGACCCAGAGTTTGGGAGATCAGGGAGCTACAAGGGCTGCCGGCCAGCGGTTGTGCATGGGCAACCTAGGGTTGTGGACAGCAGATCATGCAGACAAATGTACTTACGGAGCTACACGTTCTCAAGAAAAGAAAGTGTTTCTGAGAAGACAAAGAAATGTATAGGCAAAGTTAAAGAGAGAATCAAGAACAgatcatcattatcatcatcgTCTTCGTCTAAAGCTAGCCATGTCGAGAAGAAAAGATTTGTTAAAGGAGAGTCTTTAAGGAGAGTTTCATGTGCTGCTTTGTTCTCTATGTTCAAGAGATTGCTATCTTGTACGGCCAAGGTTGATGTGGTTGAATATGGAGATCAATAA
- the LOC110612970 gene encoding histone H4: protein MSGRGKGGKGLGKGGAKRHRKVLRDNIQGITKPAIRRLARRGGVKRISGLIYEETRGVLKIFLENVIRDAVTYTEHARRKTVTAMDVVYALKRQGRTLYGFGG, encoded by the coding sequence ATGTCGGGCCGTGGAAAGGGAGGCAAGGGATTGGGCAAGGGAGGAGCCAAGCGGCACAGGAAGGTTCTCCGAGATAACATTCAGGGAATCACCAAGCCTGCTATTCGTCGTCTGGCTCGTAGAGGTGGTGTGAAGAGGATCAGTGGGTTGATCTATGAGGAGACTCGTGGAGTATTGAAGATCTTTTTGGAGAATGTGATCCGTGATGCTGTGACCTACACTGAGCACGCGAGAAGGAAGACGGTTACTGCTATGGATGTGGTTTATGCATTGAAGAGGCAGGGAAGGACTCTATACGGGTTCGGTGGTTaa